CCAGTATTCAGGATAATTAGCACAAGCAATTAGGCACCTTTCATATAACTTGACTACCTGGTTCACAAAAATgaataattaataataaaaaagtgcATTCATTAAccataaaagaaagaaatagataaacaaaacacaacagAGATATGCCCAAGAAATACTCCATTAGTAGAACAGAGAGGCCCCTCAAATAGGAAAGGAGGGACCCTCCTTGCCTGACAGACAGATGGTTAGGAAGACAAGAAGATACCTGCATGCATAACATTGGaactttaaaaacaataaaatttaccAACACATCATGAACCTATCACACGCACTGACAAATGAGAGTTTGAAATACTTAGCCTCAAAGAAACCAAATCGAAGGCCCATGCTTTAGTCTCAGTTCAAATTCCCGTTTTAAAAGATGCTTCATCCAACGGTTTAGCCAATAAAGCATATGTGCAGCAAATATTACTCGATTGTGAGTTAATGTATAACAAGCAGGGCAACCAAAAAGAGTCAAGCCATAAATCAAATTCACTGAAAATACCTTGTTCAAGTCGCCTTCCCTTTCTATAAAGTCTAGGTAGCTGGTCCAATTTTCAAGCTCTACAGAATTGAGAGGCCGCACGTGAAAGTAGGGCCTCCTAATAGCTGTTTCAAAACTAATGATCTTAGAATCGAACTCTTTAGCTTTCTTATACACCTCTTCTCTAATGGTGATATACTTCTCCAACTCCTCTGCTTCTGTTAAACCAGCACTTACAGGTTTAGGAGATTGTTCTGCACCATCAGATTGAACCTCTTCCCCATTTACTTTGTCACTGCCCTCTGAATGTGCACCTGCTGCAGCTGCAGCTTCTTCAGCAGTCCTCAATTCTGAGAGTGGCCGACTTCCAGCTAACTCCTTAAAACTGTTAAAACCATTGGCACTAGGATTAATACAAGCAAATTTCAAAACTATGCAAGTAATGGTGCACTACCCATACAAGTGTTCATGCCCATAGAGAAACATTCAAAATTGCATGTAAACGTACAAAATTGTAGATTTGGTATAATTTTATGAGAACCACAAATCCTAGACACATATATAtacttataagttataaccaaaTATTATAAGGGGCGTTCCATACTTGATGACAAGTAGAATATATTTGTACTATATTTGAACACTTCAAAGGTACAGGGTTACCCGCATGCATGGTACATCCATCAACTACTGTCATGCATTCCAGGACAAAAAATTGGAACCAGGCACCCCAAACAGAAATAAGACAATaaatatttgaatttcaaatgaGTAAATAATACTAGCCGAGCACGCAGTGATGCACTTGTCCCTTGCCCTACCAattaaataattcaaaaacagcaacaagcataggcaatcaccgCTGACATTTATCTTCAATGCCATACTATTGTGAGATATAAATGCACAAACTGAAAACTAAAGCACTGTGTccaaaaagagaaaaggaaaaaaaaacccagaaaataaattttaaattaaacaaatatgtAAATCTGCAGCTGGTGGTCACCTGTTCCAATACCGATCCAATTGCTGATTTGGGTTCTCTAATATTCGTGAATAGATCATGGCAAGGCGGCCCCACTCCTGCTGCATGTACTCATATTCTATGTACTTATCCCAAAGAGTAAATGATAGGTAATCTGTTCCAACATAAGCAAGTCCTCGCTCAAACAGCCTGAAATGCCATTAACATGCAGTATTGTGGTGAGATGAGTACAAACATAAATACAGCTGAGGTAAACACATCCATGAAAGGGAGACACCGGCACAATTCATTCTAACACCATATGACACTTCTGAACGCTGCATTTACCTTCCTGAATAAAACCATACTATGTCCGTCAAATGGAGCAGTGATAGAGGCCATCTAAGCCCTTAACTGGACGAGATCTTCCCAGCAGCAATTTGCATAATGATGCACTTCAGAGTGTCAAAGTTACATAGAGCCATAATTCATTGACTTCTAAATTACTAAGATGCAGGTCTTCAAGGTACGGTAGAACATATATTTGAGGTCAAAAAATGGAATTAGatcatttaaaacaaaaaacaaaaagctacACTCATACTGTAGCCTCAAAACCAAGGGATTGCACATCAGAAAAGCATTTCAAAAGTGCATTCCCATCAAACCTTTTCGGAAATACATGTGAGGAATCACTGTTGCAATCATACTGAAATGACGTTAGAAAGCAAGAACACCAGTATGTTGCAACTGAGAAACCATGTGACCATGAACTAGCAAAGCAAAGACCAGCACCAACAATGCATAAATGAAGATCTATTACCTTCTGACAGTGTCTGGATCTCCATATGTGTTTATAGCAAAAATGCAGTAATGCAACCAGATATCAACTGAATAGGTAACACCTTGAACTGCTCGTTCATAGACCTCCACAACTTTATCAATAGATCCTAGACGTGCCTCATGATCTGCATACTTTTTCCAATAACCATAACACAACGGAAACTCTGCTAAAAATGCATCATAAACTTTCCGAATTTTCAATATGTTATCCTGCATATAAACGTAGAGCAATTTAAAAAGAATTGTTAAGTAAACGCATGAATCATATTCAGATAGTCAGTAGATAGATTCCAACAACAAGAGTTATGGCAAACACCAATTTGATTGCAAACACCAACAAAGATTTCACTTATAAGAACAACAATATGATTGAGTAACCACAAAATTTATCGCATATTACCATTTCCATAATATAAGGGGGCAGACTGAGTTACTAACTTACTAGTTTGGAAATCCTCCTTTCCTCACTGTCTCACTACTATTATTACCACTACATTTATTTCATTTTCCAATTGGTACTAttatcaatttattttcttggtCCGAAAAATTAGTACTAAAACTTACCCTCTATCTTCTAAGGGCATTTCTTGACTAAAGTTAGATACCATCGGTCATGccgcataaaataaaaaactaagaTCTAAGATTATACAGATAAATTGCAGCTATTTCAAAAGATTGCTACTTTCATATTTACCCACTAATGCAAAACCATGGGAACACCATAGTATGCTAAGGCAGCTGACAATCACAGAAATATCTAAGAACATGTACAACGGTACAAGGTACAgtgaaattcaaagttttgcAACCTCATATGATTCATATTTAAATAACAACAATTTCTCTGCCAAAACCTTATCTTTTTCAACCTCAGATGATTCACACTCACCCAAAAGATTCATCTAATGACTCAAAAATCAGCTAACGTACCTCTGCAACCCTCTCTGTCTCTTCAATTAAAGCAGTCCAGGCATTGAAATCCAAGGAATTAGCCCTCACAATGTTCCACAGTCTATCTTCTTCGACAGACATGGCTGCACCAAAAGAAAGGGAAGAAATAAATGTAAGAAAACACATAAACTGCTAAATGAAGTAAATCCAGACGCATAATCTAGAAGGAATAAAAAATCGCAAACATGTGAAGATTAGTAGATACAACTACAAACTCCCTATCGAAATCCCAAAATTTAATATCCCTGTGTTTTGAAAAATGGTAGAGTCGTTGAAGGAACATAATGAACAAAACAACCAATCTGTTCCTGAGGGTACAGTTACTATCCGACAGGACAAGCATCATAATGTATTTACTGTAACCTTAAAGCATATGATGACATGTTCAGAATTTTATCCGTAAATAGTACTCTCTATTGGCTTACTGACAACTTATGGATATACCAGAAATAAGACATTATCAATTCACACACCAAACAATAGGATTACCACACATTTAAATCCCACTACCATGACAGCAACAAGATAACTTGTACATTGTTAGAAACTTCTCCAGATGCGCTTACATGATGAATGCATATCTTTTACTAAACTAATCCTTAATAATGTCCAATTCAGACAAGAATATGAGGTTTGTCTAACAAACTACTGTTACATCATCACAAGCTAACTTTGAGATCAACTACTGAACGGTATAGATTTCATGTGGCTAAATAAAAGTCAATTAATCTCACCCAGATAACATGCAAGAAAACATACCAGAAGCATCCCCAAATTGTTGCGGATCAGGAGGTTTAGCATTATCTGAAGCATCTCCATTATCAACTGAAGAAACAGTTCCCACTCCAGAAGCAATGACACCATTCATAGAAGAATCATAACTAGCAACTTGAGATGACTCCAAGACTTCATTTTCATTACTAGCAACATTCCCACTAGCATCTGTCACTCCAACAGCCGGTTTGGTCTCATATGTTGtgtaactttgtgattcttgcaTATGAGAATTGAGATCCACAGAATATGCATTTCCATCGCCTATGCTAGAACCACCAGGCGTAGTAGAAAACTCTGGGGTAGCCTCAGAATGCAACGCACCCGTATCAGGAGCAGTATTTGAGCTGGCATCAGCATATCCCGTTGAATTATATCCCGCTGATGTATACCCCATCACATCAGATGTTTGAGCAACAACTGTCTCACTGTCTGCCATACTTGACAATCAAATTCTTGCCTTACTGCCGTACCAACTGCGAGAATATAAACAATAAACTTATAAACACTACAACCATTCGAGAGGAGCGAGACAGAGTCCCACTTACAATTAGGTATGCAATCCAAAACATACTGTAATTAAGAACTAACCAACTTTAAAAAGTAGAGTAAAATGTTctctactatttttttttttttggcaaaactGTAACCTCTGGGTACTACTAGAGCTGTTATCATGGAACAGTAGGAAAGAAGTTAGGTACAAGCCTCTAAAAACAGGTCAGACACAGATGGACATTGACTAACGTCCTCAAGCATCCATCACACATATCGTCAATTAATAAAATAGTTCTTAAAAACACGTTTAAACATGCGTTAGTAAAGAAACTGATTAATTTCTAAATTCATACTATGTAGTGTAAAAATGTACTTAGGGTCAAACTCATAAAACGGAATTACGACAACTAATTAACCATCAAAACTACAGATTGGGCACTATTTGACAGAGCAACTGTGTAAAAACCCTTTCAAGATAAATGCATTCAAATCATCCCAGACACCACTAACGAATCAATAAAACGCGGGTTCGATAAAATTCTGATGTGTTTTCAACTATTCATTACATCTGGGTGTAATTCCCACCTGTTTAATTTCAACgtcaaaattctaaattttcaaaaaaatctAAAACAAATTGCACCCAAAATTTCTACATATTGCACTTCCAATCTGAAATACTAACAACACAAAACAGGAAGGGAAAACAACTCACATTGAAAACTAAATAACATGTCGTCTAATATGTAGTCAAATTAAAGCAACAAAGAACAACCTAACCAGGAACAGGCCTAGGGTTTGGTAGGATAAGATAAATCCTAATTGAAAAGCATAACAGTAAGAAACGGAAACGAAAGGGATTGGAAGTAGAAGAGGTACCTGAGGGAAAGATACGGCGGCGTTTTGAAGAAAGTTCTGGAACTGGAGCCTCGAGGaagatggagagagagaaagagagagagttttatttattttaaagccCTTTCAGTAAACGGTAATTTTAGTGGTAAAACGAGAAGCAGCGGAAAAGAgagacagacagacagacagacagaACTCGTGAGGATTCAAGGGATTATTtaataggaaaattaatgaaaaatagtttaaaattttttagttttaacaaaaaatgataaaataaaagttaaaattaatagtatcaggattgactttttagtgtaaaaatatgggttttgttaaagtaaacaataccATGAGCTTTTCGGTAAAGTTCTTTTATTTAATTGTGTTCATTTATAGTATATTATGCAATTATTTTTAATcatatactatttatatttaattttatataaataattttaaatatttttttatcatgTAAACACAATTAAAGAATCCATTCAATCCCCACGGAGAAAATCTAGCGTAGGGCACGTTTgctctctttttattttaattttctttcttttcttttttttgttttaaatgacGTGGAGCTCTTTTAGGAAGTTGATTTCGGATTTGGGCCATCCAAGTTTTGTGTATGTTAGGTTTGGGCTTTCTGTCATGACTAGCCCAATTGAACAAATGGGTGACAGGATAAACTGTTACATAGAAAACACTTACACTGATATGAATTATTGTTAGAAGTGTTTTCACTAGAAACATGATgaaatctttattttttctaaCATCCTTTTTCTGTTCTAAAACGAGCATTCATCTTTGACGCCTTATCAAAatatgtgtagctatagtctttttcattaatttcgtcaaaataagttatgttgaaaTAACCATTtgtataattagggtccctcaactcatcaaagagTGTAATTCTGGTCCTTTTCGTCACCtacgtcaaaatttttgtcaaaacgagttatgttggaagaatcattgctacaattgggttaaagttaagagatcatttctccagttgaattaaagttaagggaccaatggtaatgaatttttagttaagggaccataactgcatgttttgatgagttgagggaccaatggaaatggatttttagttgatagatcattgctccaattgagttaaagttaagggaccatagctacaatttacccTCAATTAAATTGGATATGATAGACATGGTCATGGACATAGTCAAATTGGCTATAGCTTACTTTGTAGTCAATATAACTTACCCGTTTATCTTTGACAGTTAAgcaacgtcaacattttatattactatttatttttgtcttataatctctataaaaaaaaacaatatataatattgacgtggcttaaccgtgaccacacaaaacaggagggcaccggaagtggaagggcagacaatccttgtccgaaTAAAAGACAGAACATTAACATTCAAATACAAGTGATTCAagggtttttttctttaaatatctAATTACTGGTATTAAGGCACTTGATGCACCGGAATGTGTTTCcgcaaattgaaaattttcttcaagaTAAAAGTTGAATGAGCAACTCTGCAGCAATAACAGAAGCTAGCAACGACACGTCGTTTGCATAAGTAAAATCGTCCACCACATCAACCAAACCGCGCCTCCTCTCAACCAGTCCTCCACTCTCAGTCTCCCACATCGAACTcttatctctctccctctccaatGGCGGCCCAAGCTCGAAAAGGCGGAATCTCCCTTCCCGAACGGAGGAACCCTAAGAAGGAAGACGACGGCGTGATCGCGAAGCTCGCGCAGTCCCAAATTGTCGTCCGGGGCAAGCAGGCCGCAAACGACGCTGCATTTGTCACGAAGAAGCTCATGAAGAGCACCGGAAAGGCCGCCTGGATCGCCGGAACCTCTTTCCTCATACTGGTGGTGCCTTTGATCATAGCAATGGACCGCGAGCAGCAGCTGAACGAGCTCGAGCTCCAGCAGGCCAACATCCTCGGCGCTGCGCCGCCCCAGAAGTAAGTCGAGCCGGGTCGGGTCGAGTCTGAGACATCGGTACCCTTCCTCCTTTGCTTTTGACCTTTCTGTATCGCTAGGGTTCGAGATTGGTGAATCTTTTTTGGGGGAGGGGGTTTTCTGTGATGATTCCGTAATTTCCTAGGGTTTAGTAAAATTCGATTTGGGATTACAATAATCTTTAGGGGTGGTGTTTTGATTTTGAGATATTGAAAGTAGATTGAATTACTGAAACTTCCGGCGGTGCGTTTGTATGAATCATACTTGAGAATAACAAATATTAGAGCCGAATTTGTTTTCAGATTAGTAAATTTTGTGCTGCTTGATTCAGTATTCAGTGTTGATAATATTGATATTTGAAGTGGATTTACACGTGCCTTGTTCTATGTGCTCTGCTTTGTTCAATTCATAGCTTTTCGAACAATTTTGATGTGCAATGAGTTGGGACATTCAATGAAAATTCAGTTGCACGCTTGCAAAGTTTGAGTTTTCTTCGACATATGTTGTTCCTTGAGCGATGAGCTTTATGCCTGATTAAAGATCACGGTTTTTGTTTCGTGTTCTGGTATAAACTTCCATATGGCAAGCGTCTTGGTGGGGTGGGGCTTTGAGTTTTATGGCAGCATTTTAGTGATAGAACTTTTGTTGGAGATGAGTACGGTAGGGGGTGAAGCATGATTAGTATTATCAGCGTTCTCTCTTTATGTATGGATGTTTGCTGAGTGGGATTTTTAGTTATTGATGGCATGAGGCTCAATGAACTCAGCATTAAATTGGCTCCATTTAGGGGGGTGTCAGTTGCATTGGCACGGTCAACAAATCTAGGGTGTCTTTCATAGTGCAATACAGATGAGTGATATCCTTTTCTAGCACCAAGAACTTTTCTTTACTGTGTATCTGAACTATACAATGCATGATCTAAGTGTACGTATTTTCACCAAATCCATTCTGGAATTGGTCAAGGGTCTTTCATTTGACTTTATTCAAGTACATGGTACGGTAAATGCCTGTTATCCATAGATGATGGATCGGTGACTGGTTTGGCTGAGTTGATTGGTCATCACTCTATTAGAATGTTCAGTGTGGTGCACAGACTTTTGATTTAGATATTCCTTTATCTGGCTACTTGGTTGTGAACATTGTGTCATAACCATTGCGCTCTGCGTTTTGACCCCTATATGAGTCCATTGGTGATATGTTGGTTGTGCACAATTTTATTGTACAAGCTACCTCCTTTTTCATTTCAACCCCTTTGATCTATGGTTGGCGTGTGTATTTGTGTTAGCTGGCCACGCTTGCTATTTTGAATGACAACATGATGAAGGATGTCACAAGAAGTGACCAGTTAGCGTACGCATTACATGGTTTTGGTTTTTCAGTTTGGAAAAAGAATTATATGTGGTGAGATATGGTGTGGTAGTTGTATTGAAGATTGTGAATTTAGTGATAGGAAAAatatcttctcattttcttccaaATAAGATTACAGACTTTAGTATTTATACAATGCATCACCACACACATAGATGATTGATAGCTCACTAACAACAGATCCAAACTGTCCAAATAACAAACTATAACAGACTATAGAAATATTTACAAAATGATACTTCTAAGTCTTATCTTTTACACTATGGTCCTTAATATCCCCCCTCAAACTGAGCTGAGGGAACCGAAGAGATAGTTTGGTTCTGAGAAGCAGAAGTCTGGCCTTTGATATGGACTTTGTATATCTGCAACTTGGTCCTAAGAACAGATGAAATGAACTAAGATAGCATGGGAAAGCACTTTCTCCCGAATATAGTGATAATCGATTTCAACATGCTTAGTTCTAGCATGGAAGATAGGATTTTTAGCTAAAGATAAAGCAGAAATATTATCACACCAGAGTTTGGGAGAACAAGGAAGAACCAAGTGAACATCAACCAAAAGTTAGCACAACCAAGTTTTTTCAGCTGCAGTATTAGCTAAGGATCTGTACTCAGCTTCAGTGGATGATTTAGCCATTGTTGGTTGTTTCTTTGCACTCCAGCTAATAAGAGAATTGCCCAGAAAAATGCAATATCCACCTGTTGATCATCTATCTAAAGCACATCCAGCCCAATCGGCATCAAATAATGCATTAATATTGAGAGGTTTAGAACATTTGGAGAACCATAGACCCAAATCAAGAGAGCCCTTAAGATATCGCAAAGTTCTTTTACAACTTGAAGATGAGATTCTCTGGGGCTGTGCATATTGACAGACAAGATTAATTGCAAAAGATAGATCAGGTCTTGTCTAGGTTAAGTATTGTAAACCACCCACAAGGGACCTATATTCTTCTAGATTAGAAAGCAGAGGAGAAGTATGATCCAATTTTGATGTACTCAAGGGTGTAACACAAGGCTCTGCTTCATCCATTTTAGCTTTCTTGAGTAATTCCAGAAGATACCTTTTAACTTTTATGCCAAGAAAGAAGTGTAATGGGCCAAGATCTTTGATGGGGAATAAAGCACTGAGTTGAGCAATGATTTCCTTGCATGCCTAAGATGATGGGCCTGTAACCAgaatgtcatctacatagactaaaacaaacaccaaagtAGGAGTCTTCTTAACAAACAAAGAATGATCATTCTGAGAACCAATGAAATCCAAAAAGGAAAGGGCACCTTGCAGCTTTTCATACCAAGCTCGGGgagcttgtttcaaaccataaagaGATTTATTAAGGTGACAGACATGAGTAGGCTTAGTGGAATCCTGAAAACCGGGTGGTTGCTGCATAAACACTTGTTCAAAGAGTGAACCATGGAAAATAAACATTACTGACATCCAATTGGTGAAGAAACCAATCATACTGAACAGCCAAGGTAAGAAGAAGTATGATTGTAATAGGCTTGGCAATTGGAC
This genomic interval from Malus domestica chromosome 05, GDT2T_hap1 contains the following:
- the LOC103435758 gene encoding pre-mRNA-processing factor 39-1-like isoform X1; translation: MADSETVVAQTSDVMGYTSAGYNSTGYADASSNTAPDTGALHSEATPEFSTTPGGSSIGDGNAYSVDLNSHMQESQSYTTYETKPAVGVTDASGNVASNENEVLESSQVASYDSSMNGVIASGVGTVSSVDNGDASDNAKPPDPQQFGDASAMSVEEDRLWNIVRANSLDFNAWTALIEETERVAEDNILKIRKVYDAFLAEFPLCYGYWKKYADHEARLGSIDKVVEVYERAVQGVTYSVDIWLHYCIFAINTYGDPDTVRRLFERGLAYVGTDYLSFTLWDKYIEYEYMQQEWGRLAMIYSRILENPNQQLDRYWNSFKELAGSRPLSELRTAEEAAAAAGAHSEGSDKVNGEEVQSDGAEQSPKPVSAGLTEAEELEKYITIREEVYKKAKEFDSKIISFETAIRRPYFHVRPLNSVELENWTSYLDFIEREGDLNKVVKLYERCLIACANYPEYWIRYVLCMEAGGSMDIANNALARATQVFVKRQPEIHLFAARFKEQSGDIPGAQAAYQLVHSELSPGLLEAIVKHANMEHRLGNVEAAYSLYEQAIAIEKGKEHSQTLPMLYAQYSRFTYLVSLNAEKAREILDGALEQIQLSRAFLESMIVFETIQPLPKRIDHIDSLVVKFIEPSSESPSFASVTDREELSGIYLEFVNLFGDAQSIKRAEDRHAKLFLPHRSSTSELKKRQAEDFLSSDKVKLAKAYSGVPSPVQSIMGAYPNTQNQWPAGYSVQPQAWPPATQATQGQQWPAGYTQQPYNAYSGYGAGYTNPQAPAVAPQTAAYGAYPSTYPPQQAVPPQSYAHPTVAAVAPAAAVAPAPQPASAPQAYYGSYY
- the LOC103435758 gene encoding pre-mRNA-processing factor 39-1-like isoform X2; protein product: MADSETVVAQTSDVMGYTSAGYNSTGYADASSNTAPDTGALHSEATPEFSTTPGGSSIGDGNAYSVDLNSHMQESQSYTTYETKPAVGVTDASGNVASNENEVLESSQVASYDSSMNGVIASGVGTVSSVDNGDASDNAKPPDPQQFGDASAMSVEEDRLWNIVRANSLDFNAWTALIEETERVAEDNILKIRKVYDAFLAEFPLCYGYWKKYADHEARLGSIDKVVEVYERAVQGVTYSVDIWLHYCIFAINTYGDPDTVRRLFERGLAYVGTDYLSFTLWDKYIEYEYMQQEWGRLAMIYSRILENPNQQLDRYWNSFKELAGSRPLSELRTAEEAAAAAGAHSEGSDKVNGEEVQSDGAEQSPKPVSAGLTEAEELEKYITIREEVYKKAKEFDSKIISFETAIRRPYFHVRPLNSVELENWTSYLDFIEREGDLNKVVKLYERCLIACANYPEYWIRYVLCMEAGGSMDIANNALARATQVFVKRQPEIHLFAARFKEQSGDIPGAQAAYQLVHSELSPGLLEAIVKHANMEHRLGNVEAAYSLYEQAIAIEKGKEHSQTLPMLYAQYSRFTYLVSLNAEKAREILDGALEQIQLSRAFLESMIVFETIQPLPKRIDHIDSLVVKFIEPSSESPSFASVTDREELSGIYLEFVNLFGDAQSIKRAEDRHAKLFLPHRSSTSELKKRQAEDFLSSDKVKLAKAYSGVPSPVQSIMGAYPNTQNQWPAGYSVQPQAWPPATQATQGQQWPAGYTQQPYNAYSGYGAGYTNPQAPAVAPQTAAYGAYPSTYPPQAVPPQSYAHPTVAAVAPAAAVAPAPQPASAPQAYYGSYY